The genomic interval TCTCTTCAGGGACCGACGGGGATGTTTGGCTTCTACTAAAACGTTCTTACGAAATCTTGAGGAGACGAAGGTACGTGTCCACACAGCCGTTGATTTGAGTAAACATCTCTaccactgggagagagagatccaTCGTGAATCATAAACATGTAACAAGGACAACAGGTCTTTACACAcaggaacattttttaaataccaaTCTAAAAATATACACACCAGGCATGTATTTGAACAGCATGGCATACgtttacagctgtgtgtgtatatttataacTCCgcagaggaggttgtgtttggcAAAAAGTACCGAGAGGATCTGCACCTAACTCTGTGGGGGGGATGAAATGTGCAAACTCAGACttattcctttttctttttaggaTCTGCAGGATACATGAGCCCAGGCCGAGGTTTTGCAATTCCCGCTTCTAAATGAAATGTTCCAAGAAAGCTGGAATCAATCACGCAAACCCAGCTGCTACCCCGTGGTCTCACCTGGTAATGCATGAGTATGTGCATGATGTAGTCGTAGATCTCCGAGGACACCCGTCCCTCTGGCTTGTAAGGCAGCAGCACGTACTGGATTCCCAGAAGAGGCACCAGGATGAGGGTGGCTCTCACCGCCTTCATGTAGAGGCTGGACTCCGCCTGGTGGGTCACCTTCAGCTTGGTGATGAGCACTCGCACGATGTTCAGCAGGAAGAACAAATTCACCTGTGGGTAAGACAGCTGgtttaaaaactataaaaaaaactagTAAAGAATGTGTCAGTGAACAACAACTGACCACAGAATGCACCTCAGACAGTGAGAGTCAAAAGGTAAGAAGCTCTAGAGAACAGGGTGCTGGAGGATTGGATTTCACCTTGGTCCCAAATGAAGAACTATAAATGTAACAGTGACAGTCTATATTTGCTGTGGTTATTTTGGAACACTCGACAGACTCATACCCttaacatttgaaaacaatattaataacGGCCGCACAATCCAGttcgtgaaaagaaaaaaactgtggaAACATTTGTGAAGTCTGCTCGTGAACATTAAATCCTCCGAAGCCCGTTCAGGGACCCGGATTTCTCTGAAGCGTGCCGGGCTCCTCCGATTAGCAGGATTCCTTGAATGCAAAGCGGGCCTGgggaccaggggggggggggaatcctcGGAGAGGCAGATGCATTGATTTCACAAGATAAACACAATCATGTTTTGCATGTTATGAAACTGTGTCCTGCCCCCCCACAGTGTCCACTCGGAAGAAGACCAAATCAGCTCATTGCTGCTCGttgcacaacaaacaacatgtaATCGTGGGACTAATCTGTTGCTCTATTGGAGTAAATGAACATCTCTGTCATTTGCTTTGCTTTAatccagaggtcttcaacagggggtccgttgagacaattttttattttcttgttattattttttattgattttagaaccaattttttaaatacacattaacatgcatccaataTATTTTGAGGCtaatatgaccctctgcctgaccacttccatccgtccaaggttagataagttgtgtccACAGATGGCTtcaggattcactgtctcttctacatgtatgttaaaaataaaaacatgaatctgtgaattattgtAATAGCTCAGGGTTGTATGCATGATGTatgaacatgaatatatgaaactgtgtaatatttgaatagttaagtattgaatgcacaataacagggtagctatgtttatacatggcattAGGCCCAAttcaataaaaaactaaattttttaCAATGTATATAGTTTGGgatccctgctccatctctccaccagtttgggggtccttggcctggaAAAActttgaagacccctgctttaATCGATTGATATCAGATTCTCACCAGTAGAGCGGCGCAGATGGGACCGTGGATGATGTAGAGCAGCGACGTTTTGGAGCTGATCCAACAGCtacagagggaaggaggacAAAGGAGAAGGGGTTTACACAACAGACGACCCACACTGCAGATCAATGGGCGTTAGGAGAAATGGATCTGCATGAACAGGTCGGGAGAATTCATGCAGATCAGCCGGAAAGACTTACTTGTCATTGTAGTAGTAACTTCGAGCAACGGCATGGATGGTCGCCGGGATGAGAGGGAAGCCTACAAGAAAGAGTTTTATGTTTATTAGCATTAGAGCTGAGTTTGTGTCAAACTACTTAAATAATACAGTTTATCACAATAATGGAACATGCAGGAGATTGGGCTGTTATCCGGTACGCACCCCAGCCGAGGAGGTAGTACCACATCAGGTGCTGCTTCTCAGCGAACACGGCCACCACGATGAGCGTGTGCAGGTAAATCCCCTCACACAGCATCCAGAAGTAGTTACAGCCAAACAGGTAGAGGTGAATGAATTGGGAGACTTTGCAGCTCGTCTGAGGAAGTTAAGGGACATTTAATCAAATAATTAAGCGGTTATAATCCTTAAATAAACAACCCAAGGTTTCTGGAGCAGAGTTTaacctgatttattttttatttctgaaacTAAGATGATAAAAGGGAACAGCTCAAGTTGAATTTGTGTCAAAAACGACAATATGATTGTGTAGTTAATGATTAAAGAAGGTAGATGAACCCATGGACTCACTGGATTCCTCTGAACCAGCTCCTGGTTGTTTGCCACTGCCGTCAACAGGATGATGGTGATGACAGAGTTCAGgacgaaggagaagaagaggtttTTGTGAAGCGTGATCCTTTGGCAACTCAAACTCCTGCAAGAAGACAAAGGGAGGTCACACCACCGTACTGCTGATTTACACGAGGGATGAGATTTATGTGCTTGCTGAGGTTCGTTGGCTCACTTGAAATGGAAGAATATTCCGAGGGAGACGAGGAGGGACGTCAGGGACAGTCCGTGTCCTATGAGGGCTAAGTAGAAGAGATTCATCGCAGTCtgggaggaaacgagacacaaatgAGATGATCTGGATCCCATTAGGACTTCTGCTGGCGTGAGGCAATCTATCACACTAGTGTCATCAGGATGTTTTCATAGAACCACTGCACTCTTCCTGTTCCTTCCCACACCAGTTTATGCAACAGTGAAATGTTGGAGTGCAATTTATCAGATTCTAAATTGTGACTCTGGTTGGAAAGtggatgatgaaggagaaaacGTCTCCTTGGTCCCTGGAGCACGGTGGTGACCCCCTCAACCTTTCCCACTGATCCCAGTTCTGCAATGTAAGCATTGGATAATTCCAGTTGATGGATTCTAATGACAATACTCAACAATGTTCCCATGGACACTTCAGCCTTTTAAAGACATGGAGGTCGTGGGCTCCAGACGTGGAACTTTCACGGAGACCAGAAAAGGAATTCCTTTCACTTAAAATGTCATTATCTTattcttgtcccccccccccctcactacATGTAGTCCAACATGAgcctgacatttgtgttcacttgTGTTTTCACGTTATCTGATGCGTGTAATGTCACACAGTGCAGTAACTGCCGTCAGAGATCCAATATTCAAAAGGTCAGCGATAAACAAGGAGTCGGTTCCTCTGAACATATCCGTGCAGTGATGGAATCTTAAAGCCACTTACCACTCTGACTTCGCTGGTGTGTTCATTGCAGCGGGTGAAGTTGGTCCATGTCCGGTTGCTGTCGGGATGCAGGAACCAATTACCGGTGTCAGTGCAAATCTTTGTGACCATCTCTGCAGGTGGAAATAATACATAGAGTAGATATGAGACCACAGATCCCAGTGTATTCATATATGATGGTTTTGATCTTTTTTGATATTAAACAATGTAAGAAAAACCCAACTCAATCCAGTCGTGAGGTCCAGGGTCGTTTATTGTATTGTTCAGACTATAATACATAGTTTGGAGGTCTGTTCCATGTCCTCTACTATAGGGTTAATTCTTCTAAATGTAAAGGGGCATTCGGCTAATTTTACAAATTAATATCAGTTTATGAGCCACATATCTCACCTGAAGGATCGAAGTCCTGGAAGTAGTCTGGGCAGTTCTGCTCTGAGATGACCCCGGCCCTGGTGTCGTCCCAACACAGCCAGCCGTCCCACGTTCGATTACACAGGGCCTCTGGAACCACAGAGAGCGTGTTAGGGGGGCTATACCAAGCCTGGATTCAATATTGTATTAATTTGTCCTGTTTTTCTGAAGTAATAAGATCAAACTCCTTGTTCTTTCCGTCTGATCCATCCCGAAACCCTCAGGTGCCTGTGCACACTAATTgaaaactactactactaataataatacaccAGTATCTCCCGATGTGTCAAACCCAGACCTTACACTCTGCTTATTAAGAACAGATTTCTCAAACACCTTCCAATTAGACTGAAGCAGTTATTTGGTCCAGGAAAATAACGAATAGAAAAAGCTTGAAGGCACGAGGGTTCTTCAGATATTTCTTTGTACCTTGTCTGCCGTGGGCGCTGTCCTTCATTATCTTCTGATAGCACTCGAACTGGGCAGTCACGATCTTGTTCCTGGTCAGTCCCATGTCGTGGTAGACGTTGGTCGGATGCTGCTGCTCATGACTCTCATTGACGCCCATACTCGCCTCCACGAAGAACTGCAAGGAGAGAGAGTTCAGAGACATTACTCCCAGGTAGAGGCATCACAAGATATACCAGTGTTGATTGGATTGTGCTTCTCCACATGTATTCCTTGTGTTATTATATTAGTTTTAATACAGAGTTTTGCACTGTACTACACCCTCTGTATATATCTTCTGTTGTAAATAAAGttggtttgaaaaaaagaacatcTTCTCTGCACTGTGGTTCTCTTTTCCTAACTCCTAACAGCgtctccttcacatctttccttGTCCTCGTGACGTTTGTGTTCAagtggttaggaaaggagatgatttagtcTCTGTCTGCAGGTCAGGTGAATGTTAGTGTCAGGAAATTCCCTGCGGGTGTTCCCGaaatatcacattcacaagaaCACAAGGTCTGTGTGACCCTGACCTTTCGAaccacaaaaatgaaaacaagttcATCCGTCAGTACAAGTGAACGTTGGTAACACATTTTTGAACGAGTTCCCTGGAGGCTTTCCTGAGATAGAAGAACGGAAGGACAACCTCAAAAAATCATAATGTCATACTCTGCAATTTTAGATCAGGGCTATAATGGGATCAGATTTGTATTAAATGATTATCATGGCCAAACAAGAGAAATATTACGGCATAACTACAtggaattaaataataatggtGATATTTGTGCTTCCCAGTCTGCAACTTTTCAAGCCAGTTGTTTTGAGTTAgtttaataattttttcaaaGCTACATTCAGGATTCAGACCTCACTTCTATGCATCTGAATTCTACATTGGCTGTGTATTATGACTCAGTGGGGATGTATTATAGTGGAGCAGTCATCTCGCCCTGCGTCTGGAAACAGAGTCTATAACATACACAAGCTTCCATTAAATCTATTTGAGCCTCATGGAAAATATGACATCAATTCAGAGACACTGccaacaacagtttgcagcttTTATTTAGTACACAGCAGATATTCCAACCCTGAAGCGGCTTCTTATTTCTGAGTAAAACCTCCAACATACAATAAACAGGTCCAATAAAGTTTCCAAGTCACAGCTGAGTATTAAACTACAGTAGTTATAAATAATGTACATGTTTTAATAATTCTTTTCTGTGAATCATAAATCTAAAGGAGGCAATAGATCGGTCTTCCACCAGCTGGACACATATTCCTTCAAGCTGCTTTTATATTTGATAcattcagtttgtgtgttttttcaccattagcttgtgtgtctgtggaccgTCCTACCTTTGTAACATCACACAGCAGAAGGAGTAGCACCACCCAGCTCCGCCCGATGCTCTCCATCTTCCTTCTGGACATGTCAGAGCTGCTTGATGATCGGCCAGCGACAGATCTGAGAACAGAGAATCGATTGTTGAGCGATTTCATTGgagtgaaagatcatttcattcacagcggggagggggggggggggggggggggggggggttctccagctgttgataacagtcacACAAATTCTGTTTAACACTCATTAACACTTGGTTACGTGTGCTGTTGGTGGACGTGTCCCAGGTCAAACACAACGACAACAATCGCAGTTTCACGCTTGGGACACACAACATAGCCGCCCTCCGTGCTAACATGCTATGCTAACGATCAATGCAAAGCTTGAGAGAAGCATGTGACAGATGAAATACACaaccagatgaacacacaccagTGTATTTACCTCTAACTCCTTTTTCACATTAATTACCGGGATTAATTCAACTAGCTCCTTTTGATTAAGTGTTTGTTTAAACACAGTTTTGATTGGCTGCTGCCTCAATGGCCTCATTACCTCTGCTCAACATCAGCCGTGTGGAGCCAAAGCAAACGCAGCGCCAGCCACACAATGTGTCTGTtacttattataaataacttaaCAGTGATATATTACTAATAGGGTGTTACCACAATAGAAGACTCCGaaggaaaaaaaggttttccATCAGTCCTGAGGTTGTAAAAGTCAAACGTGTTAGAAATCCTCAAACAGGATCGGGATCAGAAGATAAACAATTACACCACATTATAAACTGTGTGATTTATCATCTTCAATATGTCCTTGTTACGTCTCCACAGCACATGGATCTACTCTGACCTGATCTGCTCTCGGCATGCTATCATTAAACGTGAGGTCAATACCAACAATGTCAGGATTCTGGCTCAAACAACCACACAGCTGACACAATGTGTGGCTGGAATCAACCCAACGAGAGGCCGCTCATCAAACCAAGTCCTTGTTGTCGTGTAAGCACAGCTGAGACTCTCCCTGCTGCTGGCTGCTCTGTGCACCACAGACAGGACAGCCGTCAGTAGAATGGTCTCACATCCACgggacacatttcattttataaaagGGACGATGGTGTCTCATCCAAGCAGAATCCTGGAGAGTTGTCTGCGGCACAGCTGCAGGCCACACGGATTTCATGTCACGGCTGCTGTACACAGCAGAtgagacaaaacacaagtggagacATTATCCCTCAGGTGGTGAATCTGTGCTCTGCAGAGAGCTGTGGGTGCTCCACTGTTCAGGCTTCAGAGAGTTCAAGCCTGCGTCAAAGAGCTCGAGCGCCGCATCTGCTCCACTTCATTTCGTGGAGAATGTGGAGACTGCCACTGACAATTTTACAATATCATATTATCCGTGAACATCACAGGATCTTTTATTTCCTGCAACAGGTGACTACTGTCACTACAGTTTGCAGGAAACAGGTTTATTTATCCTAGACATGACACTTCAGAATCAAAATGTTAGAAATAAACAGGTATAGAGGTTTATAGAGCAGTCAATCAAAGGGTTCCCAGGGAACGTCATATGGAGATGTGCTCAACCCGAGTTTGAAAAATACATAACTTCGACTTAATGAGGACATTTACATGAAAAGTGTCTCGTGGCTAGTTTCATCCACTATGTGGGGGTGGGCTTTGCTTTCCTCCTGGTCAAAAGGTGATTCACTTGGTTTGCAGCGAGTTGCTATTTTCTCTCAATCCTGAAAAAGGTCCATGAACAGTATCAGGGAACACGATGTTGTGGTGACAATCTTTCTTCCATCTCATCCTCCTGACGTGAACAGAACCTCAGCTGCTTGTAGAAACCTGCACCGGTCCAGAACATGTCCGTATACTCTTGTTTCCAATCAGACCTTATGAATCGTCTCGTATGAAGTCAAGCAGCTTCGCTCAGCTTCCATGTTGCTGGGAAATGAATGAGCCACTAAATAAGGAGGAGGCaataaggagggggggggggggggggtgggggggggggggcatcagtcAGCCCCTCACTGGGGGATTTAGAGCCTTTGATTCCCACAACTCTTCCCTGCTGCTCTGTCACCAGAGGGACTGACCCGGTACCTCTGGGTCTGTTTCAAGTTAAACTGCATTAcactgggggaggggggggcataCTGAAAGAAGGACTGTAAAACATTATAGTGACATGTAAACTAGAAACAGCCAGGGAAGAATCAGCTGCTCGGCAAATGCAAAAaaccctgcaacacacacactcacacccacacagacacacacacacacacacatacagacacacacagtgctctAGTTTGCCAAGTCCCCCAGCTGTTTCCTGGCAAGAGCTGAGTTTCATACATTAGCCGACTGATACAGGGGATACAACTTGtcagatggacacacacacacacacacacacacaaacacacacaaacacaacagacgtTAAAGAATGTTTTCCCTATAGCTGCATGAATGTTGCATATAAACTACGTGAATGCAGATTTGTTTCTCATCCCCCTTTTCTTTCCCTGTTCCTTATTTAAAGTTCGTGGTCCCACAGAATAATTTCCTTTTTAACGGCGGTAGAGAGGAAGTGAACCTGAGCCTCTCCTCTCGATGGAATCCATTTGTCATGGGGGGAATTTCCAGCATGACATTCTGTTCATTTCTGCCCTAAATATGTTATGTTAAAAGGGGACCGTACGTGTTGAGCATTGATGTTattgaacaacacagcagcttAATAGTGATTGGGTTTGATGCTGCACAGCCAATAGAGAGGAGCATGGCCTCGTTTCCAATGACAGAGTCCGTGGCAATGAGTTCCattaaaaaagagaggaaggttGTTTAACACAGGTTTTAATTGTGTGTCCGATTCCAACGCTGACTTCTTCTCTCATGCAGAATGTAACTAATTTATAACCCACAACCTTTGGCTCCAGTGCAGGAAGCAGTGGGACGTCCAAGGCTAACATGAACCGTACTTAGGGCTCAATTAGACTCTTACAGACGTGTGCAGCTGCGGTGACCACGGAAGCACAGTTGCTCTTATTACTTTATAATCCACTTTGTGTCCGCAGATACGGACATGTTCCATATATACCCGGAAGATCTGCACACACGATAATGTATCTATAGCCTGGCTCCTCCAGGAATTATTACAtaattgattgtgtttgtgtcgttAGAGCAATGTACCTCTTCACATGACCCCTCTTGCGGTAGAGGCACATTAAGAAGACTAAAAGATGCAGGAAGCATAAAACCAGCCTCAAGGTCTCTGCTCACCAAGTCTGTATTTTTTGGAAGTAGGAAAAACAAATCTAGAAACttgaaataagaagtaaaccTTTGAGTCCATGTAATCCTGGGAGGCCTTCAGGGAGGAGTGCAGTTTCATCTTTTGATCAAGGGGCCGCGGAATGatcctgtttctgtttcagaaAGTTGGTCCATGTTTGATTTGTTACCAGCGTTAAAACCGCTTattaaaaacaagacaacaaactTCTGTGATCCATTTAATCCTCACAGCTCAAACTAACACATTGGACAGACTTGGAAAATGCACCAAATCAAATCTGTTGATGAGTAAGTCGgatgtgaaaacatcactgacacaacaggagatcatttttattatcaaacatGAGAAAATTCTGGACGGAAAATATGAAAACCTTCGTGCAAAGACCATTGGCCCCTATTTCACCATTTTCCGACTTCCAAGAATTAACTTAAGCTGTTTTCATTGACTTTGGAtcaaattcaatgtttgttttttcatctaCAGTCATGCTTCATCGGATTGCCAACTCAGAATTCACATTTCTCCAGATGTTCCACAGCAGAAGTTAGATTTGTAACTTACTTCtttaaacacaaagagaaaaagagacagttCTAAAGTGTGCAACCATTAAGAAAAACGATGTGTTGTTTTAACTGTTT from Pleuronectes platessa chromosome 14, fPlePla1.1, whole genome shotgun sequence carries:
- the calcrla gene encoding calcitonin gene-related peptide type 1 receptor; its protein translation is MSRRKMESIGRSWVVLLLLLCDVTKFFVEASMGVNESHEQQHPTNVYHDMGLTRNKIVTAQFECYQKIMKDSAHGRQEALCNRTWDGWLCWDDTRAGVISEQNCPDYFQDFDPSEMVTKICTDTGNWFLHPDSNRTWTNFTRCNEHTSEVRVTAMNLFYLALIGHGLSLTSLLVSLGIFFHFKSLSCQRITLHKNLFFSFVLNSVITIILLTAVANNQELVQRNPTSCKVSQFIHLYLFGCNYFWMLCEGIYLHTLIVVAVFAEKQHLMWYYLLGWGFPLIPATIHAVARSYYYNDNCWISSKTSLLYIIHGPICAALLVNLFFLLNIVRVLITKLKVTHQAESSLYMKAVRATLILVPLLGIQYVLLPYKPEGRVSSEIYDYIMHILMHYQGLLVATIFCFFNGEVQSVLRRHWNQYNIQFGSSIGNHSDALRSASYTASSITEVQGCYSIDGHSEHMNGKSCHDSDVLKSDSPLA